Proteins encoded in a region of the Penaeus vannamei isolate JL-2024 chromosome 30, ASM4276789v1, whole genome shotgun sequence genome:
- the LOC113808282 gene encoding uncharacterized protein gives MGDGMLSLSWNNHKATFCHILSTLREKERYTDVTLACEGKFYPVHKLVLSTCSEYFENMFEHTPCKHPIIVLKDVKPDELEALLSYMYAGVVNVAQNDLARLIKAAELLQIKGLAVPDEPPQEAESKKTSVPPWSSRDDRSSPHPKRRKKGDENGTPSISGSQPSASPASSPRASPFHVESDHHQDNLRTHNELYISEHRIEKSIDTRPEQRLEARVDHNIETRIDPAPPPAPGSPVQVMVDETLVKEEIVDTVDDSRDDGLDSGMDYGALDSRVGGSSDGMGTDHASQMLPNKFDQPMVPTQHLPDSVTEALAGPSGMQGWLTGSDLSGGFSSMDGYGGEGSRQDMRPPLPTQQPQGHQLGALASLGRKTRGRRPGAYGNYVKKERSSVSMKKWSCNVKKFECTYCSYFTVTSTNLMNHMRTHTGEKPYACAHCPYRSTQKGNLRTHINKHHQSAYQDSPLGIEARRSVRKSVATTTAVYLPAIPFPNAIPQPLTENVFKVQTNNDNRNLSVAHPTGKTGGEKSSTSGKETPRIRVKVFDCEGDLGITQPEMSKGNKAGKQSSYGCKKANAEGEKTVGQNRGKVPVDGGSDRSADGLLCQIDSSVSVTCHAGDDPAEDVDASNLPQITSVRSEAVKPRQKSVSCGAIVASVVDDAAKCGDAGASLEHEVAIAEGKNPSYREGFLVQGKVESCSEKKISDEIEKESEIDDPVSCFAQKMSKLGLKVKKISNEPNSAKMSVDQSDILKEKGKSTDETKKSTLNKGTQDENDALITVSSQPKTYNARNIENIDTLFLICLLKHRSYCCIHKDTGSMTLCLVLTVSSAECTSLIVVGTLLIVDCKLRSSVDALQAEDQIMFIFFILLKDTLQRLLLDFLVLTLIGLRMSLLYCAYCYTKPSQLAYPVPFNFFIHNGQYFVANANIKGFKSTRVLESVTSMRLESDDHGLGRRVATGPTIAHSSTNKVHQCPYCAYSTTKKFNLDNHMRIHTGEKPFSCPHCPYRASTKETLKRHVLVHTGEKPYSCIHCPYRCTQLLLAQVANMLFLPAHPNFIFNVMDHIYFIWAHQIKLSFLGTLPVSFQLLSSDRGCESLSNLGKEEKKMQLILDSIALENNNKKVQDIYLMKMFRGIKSFKYRPEFYMISIQNKNFGEYFRNVGLESESHGTPVSRAPRNGVSLSRRYHCSYCAYSSSVTTNYRNHMRTHTGEKPYSCPHCPYSATTRTTLKRHVRTHTGERPYACAYCSYRSNQKGTLKSHILAHHATTMSLHTGDLRTGGRRGAGAGCVSIASHRMHQCPYCGYSTRKAAHFSFHDPIDRVGLDTSRRMSGGGGAPGAENDHSTVTKKHMCLHCPYSTNVATNLRNHMRTHTGEKPFSCPYCPYSAITKDNLKRHIRGHTRESSFECAMCPFKCIDKSAIMNHMNRILLFTAFVSTFCINTLLVGMAIAVIESISFMTACCKVKETVPLENIYWCDCGEDDVTGLSLMYNRNFCLTSGFKWSFFFVLGALSSVYNCIKDCRFKVKLMLILPLVRDLRILWKILLNPLLLVYFEAKNKRFWAVTKSVRRAGLDSAGALALARCCIGAVNFLGFSAEVGIEAHAAGGMGEVDAWEAMDIFYVLAWFMGDFSDYKKQVVQGRGREETDTKSTGVKPGVVIHRKMYKCPACPYDTIYPTNLRNHMRTHTGEKPYACAHCSYRAIQKVALKSHMLTHHPDVNTM, from the exons CTGGTGCTGTCAACATGTAgtgaatattttgaaaatatgtttGAACACACACCGTGTAAGCATCCAATAATAGTGTTGAAAGATGTTAAACCTGATGAGCTAGAAGCTCTTCTTAGTTATATGTATGCAGGTGTTGTGAATGTTGCACAAAATGATCTGGCAAGATTAATCAAGGCAGCTGAGCTCCTACAGATTAAAGGTTTAGCTGTGCCAGATGAACCCCCTCAGGAAGCAGAGAGTAAAAAAACCAGCGTACCTCCATGGAGCTCCCGCGATGACAGAAGTAGCCCACAcccgaaaaggagaaaaaaaggagatgagaatGGCACCCCTTCTATTAGTGGCTCACAACCTTCAGCTAGTCCAGCATCCTCACCCAGAGCATCCCCTTTTCATGTGGAGAGTGATCATCACCAAGATAATTTAAGAACACATAATGAACTGTATATATCTGAACATAGAATAGAAAAATCCATTGATACTAGACCTGAACAAAGACTTGAAGCGAGAGTTGATCATAATATTGAAACCCGAATagaccccgctcctcctcctgcaccaggATCCCCAGTCCAA GTAATGGTAGATGAAACTCTAGTCAAAGAAGAAATTGTAGATACTGTGGACGATAGTAGAGACGACGGACTGGATTCTGGCATGGATTATGGAGCGTTAGACTCAAGAGTTGGGGGTTCAAGTGATGGAATGGGAACAGACCATGCAAGTCAGATGTTACCAAACAAATTTGATCAACCAATGGTGCCAACTCAACACCTTCCTGATTCTGTTACGGAAGCCCTGGCAGGTCCCTCAGGCATGCAAGGG TGGTTGACGGGAAGTGATCTCAGCGGAGGGTTCTCGTCGATGGATGGctacggaggggaggggagtcgaCAGGATATGCGGCCGCCCCTCCCCACACAACAGCCTCAGGGACACCAGCTG GGAGCGCTGGCCAGCCTCGGAAGGAAGACTCGTGGTAGAAGACCCGGGGCTTATGGTAATTACGTCAAGAAGGAAAGAAGCAGCGTTAGTATGAAGAAGTGGAGTTGTAATGTCAAGAAGTTTGAATGCACCTACTGCAGCTATTTCACCGTCACCTCCACTAACCTCATGAACCACATGCGAACCCACACAGGAGAAAAACCCTATGCCTGTGCCCACTGCCCATACCGTTCAACACAAAAGGGTAACCTGAGGACACACATTAACAAACATCACCAAAGTGCTTATCAAGACTCTCCCTTAGGGATAGAGGCAAGAAGATCTGTTAGGAAATCAGTGGCCACAACTACTGCTGTTTATCTTCCCGCTATTCCTTTCCCTAATGCCATCCCACAGCCCCTGACTGAAAATGTTTTCAAGGTTCAGACTAACAATGACAACAGGAATCTTTCAGTAGCTCACCCTACTGGTAAAACAGGTGGGGAGAAGAGCTCAACCTCTGGCAAAGAGACGCCTAGAATTAGGGTTAAAGTTTTCGATTGCGAAGGTGACTTGGGTATCACTCAGCCAGAAATGTCTAAAGGGAACAAAGCTGGTAAACAGAGTAGCTATGGTTGTAAGAAAGCAAATGCTGAAGGTGAAAAGACTGTTGGACAGAATCGGGGGAAAGTCCCAGTTGATGGAGGAAGTGATAGATCTGCTGATGGCCTTCTTTGTCAGATTGATAGTTCAGTCAGTGTCACTTGCCATGCTGGAGATGATCCTGCAGAAGATGTAGATGCAAGCAATTTACCACAAATCACCAGTGTGAGAAGTGAAGCAGTGAAACCACGGCAAAAATCTGTCAGTTGTGGAGCCATTGTGGCTAGTGTAGTAGATGATGCAGCTAAATGTGGGGATGCAGGAGCTAGTTTAGAGCATGAGGTAGCCATTGCAGAAGGTAAGAATCCAAGTTATAGGGAAGGGTTTCTGGTACAGGGAAAAGTAGAATCGtgttcagagaaaaaaatatcagatgaaattgaaaaggaaagtgaaatagATGATCCTGTTAGCTGCTTTGCACAGAAAATGAGTAAACTGGGGTTAAAAGTTAAAAAGATTTCAAATGAACCAAACTCTGCTAAAATGTCAGTAGACCAGAGtgatatattaaaagaaaaaggcaaatcaACTGATGAGACAAAAAAATCCACCCTAAATAAAGGAACCCAAGATGAAAATGATGCACTTATAACAGTTTCTAGTCAGCCAAAAACTTA TAATGCCAGAAACATTGAGAATATTGATACTTTATTTTTAATATGTTTGCTGAAA CATAGAAGTTATTGCTGCATTCACAAGGACACAGGCTCCATGACCTTGTGTCTAGT ACTGACAGTGTCTTCAGCAGAATGTACTTCGTTGATTGTGGTTGGTACCTTGTTGATTGTGGATTGTAAACTCAGGTCTTCTGTTGATGCTTTACAAGCAGAGGATCAaatcatgtttatattttttatcctgTTGAAGGATACATTACAAAGATTATTGCTGGACTTTTTAGTTCTAACTCTCATTG GATTAAGGATGTCACTATTGTACTGTGCTTACTGCTATACCAAACCAAGTCAActt GCATATCCAGTTCCATTCAATTTCTTTATTCATAATGGACAGTATTTTGTGGCAAATGCTAACATTAAAGGTTTTAAAAGCACTAGGGTCTTAGAGAGTGTTACAAGT ATGAGGCTGGAGAGCGACGATCATGGTCTTGGGAGGCGAGTGGCCACCGGACCAACCATTGCCCACAGCTCCACAAACAAGGTGCATCAGTGTCCCTACTGTGCATATTCCACCACAAAGAAATTCAATCTAGATAATCACATGCGCATTCACACAGGGGAGAAACCCTTTTCTTGTCCCCATTGCCCTTACCGTGCCAGTACTAAAGAGACACTGAAGAGACATGTCCTAGTTCATACGGGGGAAAAACCATACTCATGTATTCATTGTCCATACCGCTGCACTCA GCTACTACTTGCTCAAGTTGCCAACATGTTATTCCTGCCAGCTCACCCAAAT TTTATTTTTAACGTCATGGACCACATATACTTCATTTGGGCACACCAAATAAAGCTCTCATTTTTAG GGACTCTTCCTGTCAGCTTCCAGTTGTTGTCCTCAGACAGAGGATGTGAGAGTCTGTCCAATCtcgggaaagaagaaaaaaaaatgcaactcaTTCTGGATTCAATAGCATTagagaacaataataaa AAAGTTCAAGACATATATCTGATGAAAATGTTCAGGGGAATAAAAAGCTTTAAATATAGACCAGAATTTTATATGATTAGTATTCAAAACAAGAATTTTGGAGAATATTTTAGAAAT GTGGGCCTGGAGAGTGAGAGTCACGGCACACCCGTGAGCAGGGCCCCCAGAAATGGCGTCAGCCTGAGCAGGAGATATCACTGTTCATACTGCGCCTACAGTTCATCCGTTACCACCAACTACAGGAATCATATGCGTACTCACACAGGGGAAAAGCCTTACTCATGTCCTCATTGTCCATACAGTGCAACCACAAGAACAACCTTGAAAAGGCATGTGCGAACTCATACTGGAGAGAGACCATATGCTTGTGCATATTGTTCATACCGCTCAAACCAGAAAGGAACACTCAAAAGCCACATCCTTGCACACCATGCAACAACT ATGAGTCTTCACACTGGTGACCTGAGGACTGGCGGAAGACGAGGTGCAGGCGCGGGTTGCGTCTCCATTGCCAGCCATAGGATGCACCAATGTCCCTACTGTGGCTACTCCACAAGGAAGGCTGCTCACTTTAGCTTTCATGACCCCATAGACAGA GTAGGGCTGGACACATCCCGTAGGATGAGTGGCGGAGGAGGTGCACCTGGAGCTGAGAATGACCACAGTACTGTCACTAAGAAGCATATGTGCCTCCACTGTCCATACAGTACAAATGTAGCCACAAACTTAAGAaaccacatgcgcacacacacaggcgaaaAGCCATTTTCGTGCCCATACTGTCCTTACTCAGCCATAACAAAGGACAACCTGAAGAGACATATTCGTGGTCATACAAGAGAGAGTTCCTTTGAGTGTGCCATGTGTCCATTCAAGTGTATAGACAAGAGTGCCATCATGAACCACATG AATAGAATTCTTTTGTTTACAGCATTTGTATCCACTTTCTGTATTAACACCCTGCTGGTAGGCATGGCTATAGCAGTCATTGAAAGCATATCCTTCATGacagcgtgt TGTAAGGTTAAGGAAACTGTGCCACTTGAAAATATTTATTGGTGTGATTGCGGAGAGGATGATGTCACAGGTCTGAGTCTTATGTATAACAGGAACTTCTGCTTGACAAGTGGTTTTAAGTGGAGCTTTTTCTT TGTACTAGGTGCATTGAGCTCAGTGTACAACTGTATCAAGGACTGCAGATTTAA GGTAAAACTGATGCTTATTTTACCTTTAGTTAGAGATTTGAGAATTTTATGGAAAATTCTCCTTAACCCATTactgctggtatattttgaagccaaaaataaaagattctgggcgGTTACAAAATCAGTGCGCAGGGCTGGCCTAGACTCTGCCGGCGCACTGGCTTTGGCCCGCTGCTGCATCGGAGC TGTGAATTTCTTAGGATTTTCAGCAGAAGTAGGCATAGAAGCACATGCTGCGGGTGGCATGGGGGAAGTGGATGCGTGGGAAGCGATGGAT ATCTTTTACGTTTTGGCATGGTTTATGGGAGACTTTAGTGATTACAAAAAGCAA GTGGTGCAGGGCAGAGGACGTGAAGAGACAGATACGAAGAGCACAGGGGTCAAGCCAGGTGTGGTCATCCATAGGAAGATGTACAAGTGCCCTGCCTGCCCATATGATACAATTTATCCAACAAATTTGAGGaaccacatgcgcacacatactgGAGAGAAGCCCTATGCCTGTGCCCATTGTTCCTATCGTGCAATTCAGAAAGTGGCTCTGAAAAGTCACATGTTAACGCACCACCCAGATGTGAATACAAT GTGA